The genomic window CCACCAAACCTGTGTGGATGCTTGAGATTTTTTACCGTCCATGATACAAGAGGAAGGAACCCATGAAAACTCTTGCCAAAGCGATCTTGTTGGTCTGCGTGTTCGCCGTTACGTTCTTCACTCCTGCGAAGATCGGGACGGTGCTGTATTTCAGTCTGTTTGGCGTGATGTTCCTTTGCGTCTGGGTGTGGTTTCATGTGGGATATGCCGTATCTGAAAAAATGGTGCGCGGCGTCTGTTCCCATCCTTTTTCGTTTTCCCTGCAGGTGGGGATGGTTCCCCGTTCCGGCAGTGGGGATCTGGTGCGTGGCAGATTGGTCATTACCCCGGAGGCGTTGGAACTGTATCGGCGGGCGGAAGGTTCGGAAAAAGGATCCTGTGTGCTCGCCTGGCGCCTGGAAACATCCCAGGTGCGGAGCCTTGGCTTTGGCAAGGTGCTTTCCCGCTATTCCGGTTTGATCTTCTATCTGGATGACGGGGATGTCCGATTCGTAAGCTTCTCCGCGAAAAAACGGAAACAAGATATTCTCAAAGCGTTGGGCTGGTCGCAGATTCCACAGAAACCGATGGATGTGACGGTGGGCGGTCCCGCCGCAGATGCTCCATCGTTCAAAGATCTTCCTTCAGAAAAATAACTACTCTTTTCAGGGAATGGGAACCCGGTGCGTCTCATGGTAGCGTGATGCCATGAGACGCTTTGTATGGATATGCCTGTGCTCCCTTGGTTTGTGTTTCCCGCTTGCTGCGGTGACGCCGTGGGTTGCCGTGGACAGCATGGCTATTGATGCGCTTTGGAGTGGCCAGTTGACTCTTCGCGCAGAGACGGGAGTGCGCTTAGACGATGGATTTGGCATACGGTTCCCGGTCTCCTGGGTACGGAGACTGGGGGCGTATGACGTCTCCATGCTCACGGCGGGACTGTCCCTGGACTATTATCCGTTCGGGGATGGACTCGTGGTGAGCTTTGGCGTTGTCGAAGGGGGCTGGTTCCTGGGTAAGGATCGCCCGGAAGAGGAAGGGTGTCTGCTCAACGGACTGGACGTCGGATACACCTGGCACGTCACACCCCACTGGTTCATCGAGCCAAAACTGCAGGTTCGGGATCCCAGCGGAGTGTTTTCCACGGAGTATGGCGTTCTGGAGGATGCGTTGGGGGACTATCCTGTGGTCCGTCTTTCCGTATTGGTAGGGTGGGAGTTCCTCGCCTCCGCTTCACCGTCGGAACCACGGACGGAGTGATGGATGCGGGGAAGGGGTTGGGAAGATGAACATGAGGAATGTGGCCAATGTCATGGTCGTCGGTGTGTTGGTGCTTGCGCTTTCCGGATGTGACCAGGCGCTGGCTGTCCGGAGACGGGAGATGATCAGCGACGAAGAGCTGTTGCCTGCCGTCACCGGCATCATCGACGCAGAGCGGGATGTCATCGCGTCGTATGTCGGAGATGATCTTGGGCTGAAAGGCGATCTTGATTTCCAAGGTTCCCAAGTGGTGGAGGGCGCGCTTTCTGAAGCAAACGGCAGGGAATACCTGGAATTCTGCTACATGGTGCAGAACGGATCGACGGATGAAGACGCGTCGGCGGTGCTGGAGTATGCCCGTGATCTGCTCCCGGAAGCGGAGATGGAAGCATTGGAGGCGAAGCTTGCCGACAACAAGGCCTTGTTGCTCTCCCAGGCGGAGGATGTTGCCAAGGCGCTCCGACCCAGCCAGAGGGCGGCCTTCTGGAAAGACATGCAGAAACTGGTGGTCAAGAGCACCGTGCTGCTTGCCGCCGGGGTGGTGTACGCCATGGTCCCCTATGCCGTCTGGTGGGGAAAGATCGCCGCGGCGGCGGCTGTTTCCGTAGCTGCGGGAGTGGTTGCCTCCACTCTGATGAGCATCATCCGCTACTACCAGTACGGTGGTGACAAAGGGGAATCGTTCTCTGAATGGCTGACCAGTGTGACGACGGAGCCGAAGAGCGCCTATGCATTGGCTACCAGCATCATTTCCATCGGCACGGCGGCCAAGCGCAGTCCGGTGGTGACGGGGATCATCATCTGCGTGTTCGCCATCTATGAAGTCATCGATGACGTGAAACCGCTGTTGACCAAGTACGATTTCAGTTTCTGATCGGCACGCCCGTCATTTCTTGCCCAGTTTCCCGCGGTGTGGTTTAATGGCAGGGAGGAGTACGAAATGGCGGATGCATTACTGGACAGGTTCCTGCGGTATGTGAAGGTGGATACGATGAGCGATGAAGCGCTCGCCGAAACAAACCATCCTTCGACGGAAATCCAATGGAATCTGCTCCGTTTGTTGGATACGGAACTTGCGGCGATGGGTGTGACCGACCGGGAGATGGACGAGCATGGAATTTTGATCGCCCGCATTCCGGCAAACACCACGAAGAAGGTGCCGACCATCGGTCTGATGGCCCATGTTGATACGGCGGATGATTGCCAGGGCAATGGGGTGAAACCCCGGGTGATTCCTTCCTATGACGGGAAAGACATCCTGTTGAACAAAACGGTGACGCTGAAGGTCTCTGACAACCCGGAACTTCCCAAGTACGTTGGCCAGACGTTGATCGTCACCGATGGAACGACGCTTCTGGGAAGTGATGACAAGGCGGGTGTCGCGGAGATCATGACGGTTGCGGACCGTCTGCTCCATGATCCATCCTGCATTCATGGACCGGTGGAGCTGTACTTCACCTCGGATGAAGAGACGGGATGCGGCATGGATCATTTCCCCTATGACAAGATTCATTGCGACTATTGCTACACGGTGGATGGAGGAGAGCGGTACTGCATCGAGACGGAATGCTTCAACGCCGCCGTGGTCCGGCTGGACATCCATGGGGTGAGTTATCATCTGGGTGCCGGACGGGGCAGACTGATCAACGCGGTGAAGGTGGCCGGCATGATCATCGACGCGCTTCCCCAGGCGGAGAGCCCGGAGGCGACGGACGGCCGTTTCGGCTACTACTGCCCGCTGGAAGTCAGCGGCGCGTTGGCAGAGGTGAAGCTGAACGTTGTGCTTCGTGACTTCGACCTGAAGAATCTGGAGAAACGGATCCAAGTGGTCAAGGGCATCGCCGGCGCGATGGAATCGGCCTATGGCTGCACCATCGACGTGGTGGTCAAACACCAGTACTACAACATGGTGGAGGAAGCGAACAAGCATCCCGCGGTGGTGCAATCCATCTGGCAGGCAGGGAAAGAACTGGGCATGCCGCTGTTCGAGAATTTGATCCGTGGTGGTACGGATGGCGCGCGGATGGCCAATGAACGGCACATCCCTTGCCCGAACCTGTTCACCGGCGGGCATAATCTCCACTCGGTGTATGAATGGGCTGCGTTGCCTGCGATGGAAGACAGCGTCAAGCTGGTCTCCCGGATCATTGAGATCGGAGCGCGTGGGTGAAGCGTACCCTCGCATCCATGTTGATCCTCCTGATGGTGCTGCCCATGTTCGGACAGGCGGTGGCGGTGCAGGCTGATGACATCGACCCGGAGACCACCAGCGCCATCACCCGGACGGCGGTCCAGCGGCTTGGACGCCGCATCCGTCTGGATGATGAACCGGATGGAGCGTTTTCCTTGGCCATTTCCTCCTTTCAGGATGATGGACAGGTGGCGACATTGGTGGTGTCCCTGTCGTATCAGGATCGTAGGATTGAGGAACAATTGGCGGTTTCCTCCGGAAAGGGATTGGGTCAACGTTTCGCCGATCAACTGGGCCTCATGCTGGATCATGACCTTCTGACATTGCTCCCCCCCCTCAGGGAAGCGGGTGCTTGGCAGTGGGTATCGTGGCCAGTATGCCATGGAACGTGAGGATGGCCTTCGTACCGGGGATCTGTTCTTTGCCCACGGCGGGGATGGGGCTGTAGGGTTGCTTTCCGTGAATACCATCCTCTCTGATGTCGCGTTGTTGTCCGTGTACAGTAATCATGGCATCGCCACAGGACAATCGTTGGAGAAGGCGAAGGGCATCCAGGTGGAAGGGTTGCTGATGTACGGCG from Sphaerochaeta sp. includes these protein-coding regions:
- the pepT gene encoding peptidase T, translating into MADALLDRFLRYVKVDTMSDEALAETNHPSTEIQWNLLRLLDTELAAMGVTDREMDEHGILIARIPANTTKKVPTIGLMAHVDTADDCQGNGVKPRVIPSYDGKDILLNKTVTLKVSDNPELPKYVGQTLIVTDGTTLLGSDDKAGVAEIMTVADRLLHDPSCIHGPVELYFTSDEETGCGMDHFPYDKIHCDYCYTVDGGERYCIETECFNAAVVRLDIHGVSYHLGAGRGRLINAVKVAGMIIDALPQAESPEATDGRFGYYCPLEVSGALAEVKLNVVLRDFDLKNLEKRIQVVKGIAGAMESAYGCTIDVVVKHQYYNMVEEANKHPAVVQSIWQAGKELGMPLFENLIRGGTDGARMANERHIPCPNLFTGGHNLHSVYEWAALPAMEDSVKLVSRIIEIGARG